CTTTTTCAGTTAGCTCACGTACTacaatatatatgaagttaaaAATACCGGACTCGGCGGTTTCTTACTCGGGAGGATCGGGAAGTTGGGCAGTACATTCCTGGTTATTTCTACAACCAGGCGTGAATTACAGGAGTTCGACCAGCGTAGAAAGGTTAGAGAACGCGTGTTAGCTGTAAAAGTGCGTGTACAAGTAGACGCCTTCTTGCATAAGTTGCATTCGCACGCGTTGCGTTTTCGCAGAACtaaaaacaaaggaaaaaaaGCGGCGAAGCTAAGACACTTAGTTCAGCACACACCTGGCTTTTCGAGTAAAAACGACAACTAACAGTGCGATATATAGTAGCAAGCAAGCGGCTCAGTTACGAAAGTGCGTTGACGCGCATCGGACTTATCTTTCACTGTGGTGTGTACAAAGCGAAGaagatgaaaaagaaaaaaaaacgaatccgaaatgacgtcacacgatGATGCAAGAGCATCCGGTCTTTGCTTTGTCGGGTTTATCGGAATCAGCGACAACTTTCGCCTTCTCTTGCTGTATCATCCCCATAAGGTCGTAGAACACCTGCATTTGAAATGAGTTAGCCAGCTCGAGAAATCCCGAACAAACTTTGTTCTCCTGTTAATGGTACATGCAGTAGTACTTTGATTTTGTGGGGTAAGCCAGCATGCGAGGATGACTTttagacctcacccacattgAAAATGatgattatttaatataaacattattcaTTTGGGTAATGGCCCAAATCGTGCCCAAACCTCTAATCCACTGGCGTGCTTGCCATAGAACcacacacatatagaataatGTCGTGCACAAAACGCTTATCGATATTACAGGCCGTGGCTTGACGTGTGCGCCCATGAGGCAACAAATGATAATCAAATATTGAACGTTAATTAATGGCCCAAACGTCCAATTTGCACGACAGTGGACCTGCAGCGGAAATTACATCACGGCCAACGGTCGAGAGGCCAAAACAACGAACGTTGGGTCGTTAAATCAGCGCAGGAATAACTAGGAAGCTTGTCGACGCCATGGGAGCGTAAACAGCTTTAAAAGGCAGGGAGTAATGCGGTTAAATGCGATTTCCGCGGTAAAAGGTCAAAAGCACTCGGTCGATTTTATCAGAaagttttgtaattgtttgGTGCGCGATAAAAGCGCAACTCTGCGTTTTATTACGGTTAGTCTTAACTCAATTGCTTGCCCACTAAAAGCGAGCGATTACAAATAGTAGCATTGGGTGTTACATGAAAACAAGgataaacacaaataaacgAAATAAACAACTTAGGTTAACGGAAGagcaattgaaataaaaatctaaaattaaaacgGTGGACAAAGGCTTCAGAATCCAACAGAAATATCATGCACGAAATAAAAACCTGCATGGTAACTTTGTGGCCATGCATGTCACGTGATGATGGTGGTTTAAAATtacgtgttttaaaataggaattcccttttaaaacaaggtgCTGCATGCAGCAAATGAAGAGAaagtaaaattgaataaatgatgTTCATTCTATGATGAGAAGTGGCGCAGCTAGTGGTGTAGTTTTCTGAGTCGTGATACTTtcaaatgatattttttaattaaaattttacaacaaaaaaaattctgtttgactggagaaaaaaattgtgaatTTGGCCTCAAAAactccttttttttatttttttagctgTACCACTGTTTATAAGTGTGGCTGAGTAacagaaaaattaatttttagcaGGAAAGCCTTTTAAAATACTAGGCATATTGCGTTCAGCTTAAATCAATAAACTTCACCAGGTGTTTCATCACAACAATTCGTcagtaaagtttaaaaaactatagagtagatatatatatatatgcaaaaaATCAATCAAAAACTATGCGGGCATCAATAAGTCATTCAGTTATTTTCTACATATTTTCACGACTACACTAGCGTAAAAGGTGGTATACATTAGAACAACttgtatgatttttgtttttgaatagGAGTATTACACATTTAAATATCTcctttgaaatttttttttgaatcaGTACATTGCCCTGATGCATAGAGATTTAGAAACTCCTTAAATGGCCCGGATGGGTGTTTAACAATGAATGTCCTAACTCAAATATCTGAGTGCTGTCTATAAAATATTGCAGCGCTTTTTGCACTGGGCAAAACATCCTTGTTTTTCTCCAGCATTGTCCGCTGGTCTTTGTTCAACCGTTTTGTTCTTTTCGACTTTTATCAATTTGAGCAAGTCAAAAAAGGCCTGAAAGAAAACACCAACACGTACCACAAGAGGCAAAggaaatgataaaataaaagaaagcaaaataaaaattaaactcaaaattaaaatgaaatatggAAACCTTGAAATTCAACAGGTTTTGGGAAAATAAAAACCGCACAGAGTTTGTGGCAAATATGTGCCACGGAATTTTAATTTCCATGAAAAAATTCAATAGTAAAATACCAAAGAATTTTAAGGCTTGAAAAAACCGAATGTGCATGTGTGTGTATCCTCATATTGATCTAATATTGATATTTTCACAAATTACATTGTGATTGTAAGCAGAAGGTAAGGTGTCCATGATTCATTCACACTTAAAAGCAAACTTTGTTGATGATTTTAAGCAATTTCTATATATACCATGATCAGAATTGCTACTAGCATGGTGGACATGCATACAAATAATAGGAAGGCAAACAACAGGCATAAGGTACCTTGTCTACATTATTCCTCGTCTTAGCGGAAGTTTCCACATACTGAACTCCCATTTTATCCGCAAACTGTTGGGCATCTGCCTGGCTTACCTGAGGAGGACACACAAAGTTAATACGACTGTTTCAACAATAAAGTTATGCCAAGTTCAATATTAACTCAGCATATTGATAAATCACAGCTACATGACTCACTGTATACACAGATTAACCATTGACTGATGCAATATCATTATTAGCTTCACTGCACATGTAAAGCCAATACTGTTAGTATTTCCACAGTAGCTTTGTAAAACCTGGTGCAAtgaataaactaaatatataattataaatgcCAAATGTAAACGCATAAAATTTACATAGCTTATACAAAAACATTGATTCTGGCTTAAAAAATTAGCAGTGCTTTTAGAAATAGCAAGATTAAGAACACAAAACGTCTAAGAAAGCTTTGTATTTTGGGGTTAAACCACAGAGTAGCCTACTAACATTGTTCTATGCTAAAAACTCGGTTGATACAACAATAAGAAACTGCCAAGTCTTTGCCATTGTTACCACAGttgaaaatgtatataataaggtgggggaagatgggacaccctttcattttattttctcgtcccatttggtagaaaacaacaaaaatttaaagaattttaaaaccaaattctCACCACTCTTCTAAATTggtgttaagtgtttaaaacgcgatcaagATATtcggatatcatgtgctaaaggtatcccatcttcccctatcctactatataataatcaTTCGTAATTCCATTACCAAACATACTTAAACAGATGTGATTAACTGATTACCTGCCGATTGGTTTCTAGATCAGATTTGTTTCCAACAAGCAGGAATGGAATGCTACCAGCTGTGGTTGAGTCTACACCTTTCACTCGTAAGATTTGTTCCCtggttaaacaattaattataAGTGTGAGAATAAAGATCagctgttattttttgtttttcaaacttAAAGAATCAACATTTTGTCAGTTATTATTACTCATATAGCAGACAGACGATATGGAATACCCTGGGCAGCAAcagcatatatatacagtatatatttgtttttcaaaatagcgtttatttttaaaccatcaCTAAAACTTCAACTTGCCATAATAAGAATCAGGCCATTGCATTTCACTATATGCTTAAATATGCCTaaaatgtggttttaaaacaaaaagagtACATAGAGGCATTTAGatatactaaataaaaaaacctatgtgtgtgtgtgtgcctGTAAAAACAGTACCCAATGAAAGTCATACCagttaaacaacaatattGTTTGAACACTAACTAGTAGCGCTGATGAGCAGCCTACTCCAATATACAGGAAGGTATCAAAATATACGTAATATGCAAATCAATTATCACACAGCCCGACACAACCAAAACAACATAGGAgagtatataaaataatacacaaTAATATCATATGATAATATCAGCAAAAAGTAAATGGTAAATTACAGTACACAAGCCTGCAATTTTCTGTTTGATTACAATAACCAAACAACTTGAAAGTGCATTACAATCAAGCAGCTTAAGTACAGTATGTGAAACCAATATGGTAATTAGGTTTATGGTGTACTGGTATAGTAATAACATGTTACTACTACATCTGGCAATTACGTGATTATTGTTTTCTCAATAAATAGATACAACTGCACAGCTGTGAGTCTAAAAGCAATGTAAAGAGAAAAGGCTGACTtctaattgtaataaaaagaaCCCCAAATTTCGCATTTGactttattatacaaattatacaaaatatacaattattcATTGAGGTAAAACCGAAGTAGCTTATCTTATGTCACTTTTTGAGTTTTGCTCATACACGCCAAAATGTGTCTTACGTCCAGCAACatgcaaaattgtaaaaaagacaCTTTTTGAAGTGGTATAACATACCAATATcactttaaaaacataaaactaccTGAAATCCTGAGTGTCATCAAATGAAGAACTGTCAGTTATGGAAAACACGCAAAGAAATCCTTCCCCACTCCTAAAGTAGTTGTCACGTATCGCAGCATAATCTTCTTGCCCCGCTGTGTCAAGAATATCAATCTGTGCATCTTCCCCATCAAGAACAACTTTTTTACGGTAACTATCAGCTTTGGTCGGTTCGTAGTCTTCAACAAACTGAAAaagaatcattttttttaattagggATTAGGCAACACGCTGTTTAAATAAGCAGCCTGTTATGGGTATATGTGGTGACGAACTTTATTAATGATATCATAATTATGGTTATTGATTAGCATGGGTGTCTCTAAAATATGCGCAAACAGCTCGAAAAAACGCGAACAGCGTCTCTAAAATACACGAGCAACGACATAGGAACATGACAGGTGTTACTAAccataaaaattgttttgtactAATGAAGCTCTTAACCCCGCAACCCCATGAGCCCCACGGCCCTTCCTCTTTTGTATGCCATACATATATAGCTCCATAGCCCCTTCTAGTTGATTAAAAGAATTACCCAGCAACCGTGTTCCGGCTGTACGCGCGTATTTTAGAGACACCAATTAGCACCCtagttttaaatctaaaccaTTTTTTGTTCTGTTAACATGTTAACATGACTAGTATACATATAGGTATATCCAAAGGATATTGCTTTCGGCCTATCGCATTCACCAAGTTTTcctgattttaaaaactaagttTGAGATACGGATGTTCTAAGTTTGAGATACGGATTTgcttggccggaaaacgacagtggttataacacatgtgatcatacacctcgtgccagcttacgagttgtgatgtacgttactttgtgagtaataatttttttgaattttaaattacaatatatGTGTGACGGCAATTgatctaacccagtggtcacaaatgggttgtccaagttattagccataatatataaaaaatttcccccaaaaaatattcacccacaaagtagcatacatggtaacttgtaagctggcacgagatatatgaacacctgtatttttaacgactgtcgttttccggccacgcatcataaagttacattcattattttatcaatattcatttttaccTCATCATACATGAATTGAAGCGTAAGAGCAGATTTTCCGACACCGCCACTTCCAACCATAATTACTTTATGTAGACTCGTTTGACCAGCGTTTTGCTTCTTGTTTGCTGCCATTACTCCAATTGGCAATTCTTTTTAGCTGTGAAAAATCTTTTCTTGCTGCGAGTTTTCGATGTAAATGTAAAACGAACTCAAGAAATCAAAGTAAAGCCTTAAACTGTACGTGCTAAAATCGTTTAACCTGCaagtcaaaaataaaaatggtaaaaacagtttatattacTAAAAATACCTCGAACTATTGCTGATTACATCATTCTTATCAATATGTTGTAGTTTGGGGTTCACTgtacaattttacaaatatatttaatatcacTCGTTATGGCCTTTGTTAGTTACCGCATTAAACGTATATTTCCAAACCTTAAATCTCTCGTTTGAATACGACCGACTGTCAGAGGCGCAAATACACAATGAACTATATAGTGGAGTGGTCGCTATCGGTTAACGGCAAGCGGTTACAACTACTTGATATTGCTTCGCTTTGATTATGAAACAGCAAACatacaatacaaacatgactAAGGTCGTATTTAGCACTTCTAAAATCCTCCTACAACGCGAACAAAGTAATAAACCGCAGGGTGGGGCCGCTAAAATAAGAAATGAAAATGGTGCCCCGATCGCAGTGATGCACAAGCATATACTTTCAGTGTTTACGAATATGTAGTACATCTATTTTATCCACCACATAAACGATAACtttgtttgtaactttatggtgctgaatacaaagtttatttattaaatatgtataaacCAATGTTAATGCAAAACCATATATTACACATTGATGTAAACATAGTTTTAGATTTGTTAGGTGTTCCTGtcaaattaaaagaatttatttttaggtcgTCCAGTGGTTTTTAAAGCTTTTCATACACCgttacttttaaaactattacaTTAAACGAACGATGATATAACATGCCTTGTgctgaaaataaactttttgcaGTTCCCGCATGCCGTTAAAAGATTTTCACCGAAATTCGTTCTAATATATCTA
This genomic window from Ciona intestinalis unplaced genomic scaffold, KH HT000194.1, whole genome shotgun sequence contains:
- the LOC100185283 gene encoding ras-related protein O-RAL isoform X2, translated to MAANKKQNAGQTSLHKVIMVGSGGVGKSALTLQFMYDEFVEDYEPTKADSYRKKVVLDGEDAQIDILDTAGQEDYAAIRDNYFRSGEGFLCVFSITDSSSFDDTQDFREQILRVKGVDSTTAGSIPFLLVGNKSDLETNRQVSQADAQQFADKMGVQYVETSAKTRNNVDKVFYDLMGMIQQEKAKVVADSDKPDKAKTGCSCIIV
- the LOC100185283 gene encoding ras-related protein O-RAL isoform X1, producing MAANKKQNAGQTSLHKVIMVGSGGVGKSALTLQFMYDEFVEDYEPTKADSYRKKVVLDGEDAQIDILDTAGQEDYAAIRDNYFRSGEGFLCVFSITDSSSFDDTQDFREQILRVKGVDSTTAGSIPFLLVGNKSDLETNRQVSQADAQQFADKMGVQYVETSAKTRNNVDKAFFDLLKLIKVEKNKTVEQRPADNAGEKQGCFAQCKKRCNIL